One region of Rhizobium sp. WYJ-E13 genomic DNA includes:
- a CDS encoding ABC transporter permease, which translates to MMAPAPGLLSLLSRTLLRRPSAIFALTIALIFLLVALFAPWLAPYDPLAQSILSINKAPSAAHWLGTDQFGRDVLSRMIHGSRNSLLFGLISPALAALFGTALGVTAGYFGGLVDRIISRLIDLLLAFPELLLAIMIAAVLGGAFWNIIAVITVAFIPGFARVARASTLSVKQEPYVEAAIAVGVRTPVIIFRHIIPNIAAPIVVLMTLWVASAIRLEASLSFLGIGTRAPNPSWGNIIRDGLNNLFGSPWPIIAAGFAITCVVLSFNLIGDAVRDMLDPETSQ; encoded by the coding sequence ATGATGGCTCCCGCGCCCGGCCTGCTGTCGCTTCTGTCCAGAACCCTGCTGCGACGACCATCGGCTATCTTCGCGCTGACAATCGCGCTCATCTTCCTTCTGGTCGCGCTTTTCGCCCCGTGGCTCGCGCCCTATGATCCGTTGGCGCAGAGCATCCTCTCGATCAACAAGGCTCCATCGGCCGCGCACTGGTTGGGTACGGACCAGTTCGGGCGCGATGTCCTCTCGCGCATGATCCACGGTTCGCGCAATTCGCTGCTCTTCGGCCTGATCTCGCCTGCGCTGGCCGCGCTGTTTGGCACCGCGCTCGGCGTAACCGCCGGCTATTTCGGCGGGCTGGTCGATCGCATCATCAGCCGCCTCATCGATCTGTTGCTTGCCTTCCCGGAACTGCTGCTGGCGATCATGATTGCGGCCGTGCTCGGCGGCGCCTTCTGGAACATCATCGCCGTCATCACCGTCGCCTTCATTCCCGGTTTTGCCCGTGTGGCGCGCGCCTCGACGCTTTCGGTGAAACAGGAACCCTATGTAGAAGCCGCAATTGCCGTTGGCGTGCGCACGCCCGTCATCATCTTTCGGCACATCATTCCGAACATTGCGGCACCAATCGTCGTGCTGATGACGCTCTGGGTCGCCTCGGCCATTCGTCTTGAGGCGTCGCTGAGCTTCCTCGGTATCGGCACCCGTGCCCCCAATCCGAGCTGGGGCAATATCATCCGTGACGGCCTCAATAATCTTTTCGGTTCGCCCTGGCCGATCATTGCTGCCGGTTTTGCCATCACCTGCGTGGTATTGTCCTTCAACCTGATCGGCGATGCGGTGCGTGACATGCTGGATCCGGAGACGAGCCAATGA
- a CDS encoding ABC transporter ATP-binding protein: MTSKSQSPLLKVENLAVEFGHKDAPIRVVNGVSFEIEAGGSVGIVGESGSGKSITSLAIMGLIPNPPGRIAQGRIELEGVNLLDLPKTKLPEIRGRDIAMIFQEPMSSLNPVMTIGDQIGEAIKLHEKMSRGERRARIIELLKLVGIPNPEGRLDAYPHQFSGGMRQRVMIAMAVACNPKLLIADEPTTALDVTIQAQVLDLMARVRKTLNTAVLLISHDLGVIAEVCDRVIVMYAGRVVEDADVRSIFSTPSHPYTRGLLQSIPRLDDDRKRLYQIPGSVPLAGTIKQGCPFYTRCSDRIDKCAVEMPPIFTVSERHKAACWVTAGATA; the protein is encoded by the coding sequence ATGACGTCGAAATCACAGAGCCCGCTGCTCAAGGTCGAGAACCTCGCCGTCGAGTTCGGCCATAAGGATGCGCCGATTCGCGTTGTGAACGGCGTTTCTTTCGAAATCGAGGCTGGCGGTTCGGTCGGCATTGTCGGCGAATCCGGTTCGGGCAAGTCGATCACGTCACTCGCAATCATGGGGCTGATCCCAAACCCTCCCGGCCGTATCGCTCAGGGTCGCATCGAGCTGGAAGGCGTCAACCTCCTCGATCTGCCGAAAACGAAATTGCCCGAGATTCGCGGCCGAGACATCGCGATGATCTTTCAGGAGCCGATGAGCTCGCTGAACCCGGTGATGACGATCGGCGACCAGATCGGCGAAGCGATCAAGCTGCATGAGAAGATGAGCCGCGGAGAGCGCCGCGCCCGCATCATCGAACTTCTGAAGCTCGTCGGCATCCCCAATCCGGAAGGGCGTCTCGATGCCTATCCGCACCAGTTTTCCGGCGGCATGCGCCAGCGCGTGATGATCGCCATGGCGGTCGCCTGCAATCCGAAGCTCTTGATTGCCGATGAACCGACGACGGCACTCGACGTCACCATCCAGGCCCAGGTCCTCGACCTGATGGCGAGGGTGAGAAAAACGCTGAACACCGCCGTGCTGCTGATCTCGCATGATCTTGGCGTCATCGCCGAGGTCTGCGACCGGGTGATCGTCATGTATGCCGGCCGTGTCGTCGAGGATGCGGATGTCCGCTCGATCTTCAGCACTCCCAGCCATCCCTATACCCGCGGCTTGCTGCAATCCATTCCGCGTCTCGATGACGATCGGAAGCGCCTCTACCAGATCCCCGGTTCCGTGCCGCTCGCCGGCACGATCAAGCAGGGCTGTCCCTTCTATACCCGCTGCAGCGACCGGATTGACAAATGCGCGGTCGAGATGCCGCCCATCTTCACCGTTTCAGAACGCCACAAGGCGGCCTGCTGGGTTACCGCCGGAGCAACAGCATGA
- a CDS encoding ABC transporter ATP-binding protein — MTEMSSVDDLLTVRNLGKTFPDASGLSFGSSSGGVRAVDGASFSVKPGETLALVGESGCGKSTLGRLLLRLIQPTDGEVLFEGRDITALNAAEMRMMRAKMQMVFQDPYGSLSPRRSIAQIISEPLEVFGLARSSRERRERVAELLVQVGLSPSFMDRYPRQFSGGQRQRIGIARAISVNPQFIVADEPVSALDVSVQAQIVNLLQDLQAERKFSYLFIAHDLAVVRHIADRVAVMYLGRIVEIGPKKSVYALPQHPYTQALLSAAPEPDPDRKANRIVLQGDVPSPSRVPPGCSFHTRCPIAKDICKVDRPLLREVSPNQFSACHFATPNPLTQAG, encoded by the coding sequence ATGACAGAGATGAGCAGCGTCGACGACCTGTTGACCGTCCGCAATCTTGGCAAGACCTTTCCTGATGCGAGCGGGCTTTCCTTTGGTTCTTCTTCGGGCGGTGTGCGCGCCGTGGACGGCGCATCCTTTTCCGTCAAACCGGGCGAGACGCTGGCGCTTGTCGGTGAATCCGGCTGCGGCAAGTCTACGCTCGGCCGTCTTCTGTTGCGGCTGATCCAGCCGACCGATGGCGAGGTGCTCTTCGAGGGCCGCGATATCACCGCCCTCAATGCTGCCGAAATGCGCATGATGCGCGCCAAGATGCAGATGGTCTTCCAGGACCCCTATGGATCGCTCAGCCCGCGCCGTTCGATTGCGCAGATCATTTCCGAACCGCTCGAAGTCTTTGGGCTGGCGAGATCTTCGAGAGAACGGCGCGAGCGCGTGGCGGAACTGCTGGTGCAGGTCGGTCTGTCGCCGAGCTTCATGGACCGTTATCCGCGTCAGTTTTCCGGCGGCCAGCGCCAGCGCATCGGCATTGCCCGCGCCATCTCGGTCAACCCCCAGTTCATCGTCGCCGACGAGCCAGTCTCTGCGCTCGATGTCTCCGTGCAGGCGCAGATCGTCAACCTCTTGCAGGATCTGCAGGCCGAGCGAAAATTCTCCTACCTCTTCATTGCCCATGATCTCGCGGTCGTGCGGCATATCGCAGACCGTGTGGCGGTGATGTATCTCGGCAGGATCGTCGAGATCGGACCGAAGAAATCGGTCTATGCCCTGCCGCAGCATCCCTATACACAGGCGCTGCTGTCGGCTGCTCCCGAGCCCGATCCGGATCGCAAGGCGAACCGCATCGTACTGCAGGGCGACGTGCCGAGCCCGTCACGCGTCCCGCCGGGCTGCAGCTTCCACACCCGCTGTCCGATTGCAAAGGACATCTGCAAGGTCGATCGGCCGTTGCTTCGCGAAGTCTCGCCCAACCAGTTCTCGGCCTGTCATTTCGCCACACCCAATCCGCTGACGCAGGCAGGGTAA
- a CDS encoding helix-turn-helix domain-containing protein: MNVKTPNAIDTYVGMRMRRRRQLLGMSQERLAEQIGVTFQQVQKYEKGINRIGASRLQKIAEALRTSPAFFFEQDDSEAPIFAGLDLSASIDPVAEFLRSKEGLVLNKAFVKIEDRRIRETIISLVKAMAQAESSDIPLDALRMDEPESRTE, from the coding sequence ATGAACGTCAAGACACCGAACGCGATTGATACCTATGTCGGCATGCGCATGCGCAGGCGCAGGCAGCTTCTCGGCATGAGCCAGGAGCGGCTTGCCGAACAGATCGGCGTTACGTTTCAGCAGGTGCAGAAATACGAAAAGGGCATCAACCGCATCGGCGCAAGCCGTCTGCAGAAAATCGCCGAAGCGCTGCGCACCTCACCGGCCTTCTTTTTCGAACAGGATGATTCGGAAGCGCCGATCTTTGCCGGCCTCGACCTTTCCGCCTCCATCGATCCGGTCGCAGAATTTCTGCGGTCGAAGGAAGGCCTCGTCCTCAACAAGGCCTTCGTAAAGATCGAGGACCGTCGTATCCGCGAAACGATCATCTCGCTCGTCAAAGCGATGGCGCAGGCCGAAAGCAGCGACATTCCGCTGGACGCACTGAGGATGGACGAGCCGGAATCCCGTACAGAGTGA
- a CDS encoding MFS transporter codes for MASVAESAPHFEKTAMSILVAVSFCHMLNDIMQSLLASLYPLFKANYNLDFVQIGLLTMTFQVTASLLQPLVGIVTDRWPMPYSLPVGMASTFCGLILLGNAGSFELLLVAASLIGFGSAVFHPESSRVARLASGGRHGFAQSFFQVGGNAGQAIGPLLAAFIVLPNGQHSVSWLSAIAMVGIVVLSWVGNWYMSHRRQNASKAAPSRTLPLPQSKVVWALLILVLLTATKNVYMASVSSYFTFYVIDRFQLDVQQAQLMLFLFLGSVATGTFLGGPIGDRFGARFVIWFSILGVIPFALLLPYANLFWTGVLSVVIGLIFASAFSAIVVFAQELVPGRVGLIAGVFFGFAFGAGGLGAALLGGFADSRGIAFVYRICSYLPLLGLFTIFLPRIPKNRAV; via the coding sequence ATGGCGTCTGTTGCCGAGAGCGCCCCCCACTTTGAAAAGACAGCAATGTCCATCCTGGTGGCAGTCAGCTTCTGCCACATGCTCAACGACATCATGCAGTCGCTGCTTGCCTCGCTCTATCCGCTCTTCAAGGCCAATTACAACCTCGATTTCGTGCAGATCGGCCTTCTGACCATGACCTTCCAGGTCACGGCTTCGCTGCTCCAGCCGCTCGTCGGCATCGTCACGGACCGTTGGCCGATGCCTTATTCGCTGCCAGTCGGCATGGCGAGCACCTTTTGCGGACTGATCCTGCTCGGCAATGCCGGCAGTTTCGAGCTGCTGCTCGTTGCCGCAAGCCTCATCGGCTTCGGTTCGGCCGTCTTCCATCCGGAATCTTCGCGTGTCGCGCGTCTTGCTTCCGGCGGCCGCCACGGTTTTGCCCAGTCCTTCTTCCAGGTGGGCGGCAATGCCGGCCAGGCAATCGGTCCGCTGCTGGCCGCCTTCATCGTGCTGCCGAACGGTCAGCACAGCGTGTCCTGGCTTTCCGCCATCGCCATGGTCGGCATCGTGGTCCTGAGCTGGGTCGGCAACTGGTATATGAGCCACCGCCGCCAGAACGCCAGCAAGGCGGCCCCGAGCCGCACGCTGCCTCTGCCTCAGAGCAAGGTCGTCTGGGCACTGCTCATTCTCGTGCTGCTGACTGCCACGAAGAACGTCTATATGGCAAGCGTCTCGAGCTACTTCACCTTCTACGTCATCGACCGTTTCCAGCTCGATGTGCAGCAGGCACAGCTCATGCTCTTCCTGTTCTTGGGGTCTGTTGCCACCGGCACTTTCCTGGGCGGCCCGATCGGCGATCGTTTCGGCGCCCGCTTCGTCATCTGGTTCTCGATCCTCGGCGTCATCCCCTTCGCGCTGCTGCTGCCCTATGCGAACCTTTTCTGGACGGGCGTGCTCAGCGTCGTCATCGGCCTGATCTTCGCCTCTGCCTTTTCGGCCATCGTCGTCTTCGCGCAAGAGCTGGTGCCGGGTCGCGTCGGCCTGATCGCCGGCGTTTTCTTCGGTTTCGCCTTCGGTGCGGGCGGCCTCGGTGCGGCCTTGCTCGGCGGTTTTGCCGACTCGCGCGGTATCGCCTTCGTCTATCGTATCTGCTCCTACCTGCCGCTGCTCGGCCTGTTTACCATCTTCCTGCCGCGCATCCCGAAGAACCGAGCGGTTTAA
- the msuE gene encoding FMN reductase has product MSAPKLVGLAGSFNRPSKTFALVENIAGLAAEKYGFDNTIYDLTDVGPSLGQALRRDDLDNRAREIIADIANADVLVIGAPTFKGSYPGLFKHLIDLIDPHELRAKPIVITATGGGDRHALMVEHQLRPLFGFFMAHTLPTAVYASERDFTDYRVSSEQLSKRIREVIGELTAFFPGRSSTLIAAE; this is encoded by the coding sequence ATGTCTGCACCCAAACTGGTCGGTCTTGCCGGCAGCTTCAATCGTCCCTCGAAGACCTTTGCGCTGGTCGAGAATATTGCCGGTCTCGCCGCCGAAAAATATGGCTTCGACAACACGATCTACGACCTGACGGATGTCGGTCCCTCGCTCGGCCAGGCGCTGCGCCGTGACGACCTCGACAATCGTGCCAGGGAAATCATCGCCGATATCGCCAATGCCGACGTCCTCGTCATTGGCGCGCCGACCTTCAAGGGCAGCTATCCGGGTCTCTTCAAGCACCTGATCGATCTCATCGATCCGCATGAACTGCGCGCCAAGCCGATCGTCATCACCGCCACCGGCGGCGGCGACCGCCATGCACTGATGGTCGAGCATCAGCTTCGCCCGCTCTTCGGCTTCTTCATGGCCCATACCCTGCCGACGGCCGTCTATGCCTCTGAACGCGACTTCACCGACTATCGCGTTTCCTCCGAACAGCTTTCCAAGCGTATAAGGGAGGTCATCGGTGAGCTCACCGCCTTCTTTCCGGGCAGAAGTTCCACGCTGATCGCAGCGGAATGA
- a CDS encoding MetQ/NlpA family lipoprotein, protein MTKNKNFSAISLSRRAALAVAASVAALIAFAAPAPSFAEDKSIKVGIMSGEDEDVWRVVTSEAAKKGLKIETITFNDYTQPNEALERGEIDANAFQHQPYLDNQIKQNGYHIVRVGYTGVWPIGLYSKKHKSVAELPESAVIGVPNDPSNEGRALRVLQNEGLIKLKDGTGILATIADVAENPKNIEIKELDAGIVGRSIDDLDAGVVNTDWALKSGLSPAERVAQEPIADNPYRNFIAVKEENKDADWVKTLVSSYQNDTVKAEFDKVYKGTGLSAY, encoded by the coding sequence ATGACCAAGAACAAGAATTTCAGCGCCATTTCGCTTTCGCGCCGCGCGGCCCTCGCTGTTGCCGCCTCTGTGGCAGCACTCATCGCCTTTGCTGCGCCGGCTCCTTCCTTTGCAGAAGACAAGTCGATCAAGGTCGGCATCATGAGCGGTGAGGATGAGGATGTCTGGCGTGTCGTCACCAGCGAAGCCGCCAAGAAGGGTCTCAAGATCGAGACGATCACCTTCAACGACTATACCCAGCCGAACGAAGCGCTGGAGCGCGGCGAAATCGACGCGAACGCTTTCCAGCACCAGCCTTATCTCGACAACCAGATCAAGCAGAACGGCTACCATATCGTCCGCGTTGGTTATACCGGCGTCTGGCCGATCGGCCTCTACAGCAAGAAGCACAAGTCCGTTGCCGAACTGCCCGAGAGTGCCGTGATCGGCGTGCCGAATGACCCGTCCAACGAAGGCCGTGCTTTGCGCGTTCTGCAAAACGAAGGACTGATCAAGCTGAAGGATGGCACGGGCATTCTTGCGACGATCGCCGATGTCGCTGAAAACCCGAAGAATATCGAGATCAAGGAGCTGGATGCCGGTATCGTCGGACGCTCGATCGATGATCTTGACGCCGGCGTCGTCAACACCGACTGGGCGCTGAAGAGCGGTCTTTCGCCGGCAGAACGCGTCGCGCAGGAGCCGATCGCCGACAATCCCTATCGCAACTTCATTGCCGTGAAGGAAGAGAACAAGGATGCCGATTGGGTGAAGACCCTCGTCTCCTCCTATCAGAACGACACGGTCAAGGCCGAGTTCGACAAGGTGTATAAGGGTACCGGCCTCAGCGCCTACTGA
- a CDS encoding methionine ABC transporter ATP-binding protein, translating to MNSIVSASRIETRPADAEEVVRLKDVRRRFGATPALDGISLSVKKGEILGIIGRSGAGKSTLIRCLNGLERADSGEIVIEGRNITGLAEQELQPLRRRIGMIFQHFNLLSAKTVEENVALPLKIEGLARAERLRRAHELLELVGLSDKAKAYPSSLSGGQKQRVGIARALAARPALLLSDEATSALDPETTRSILALLKDINSKLGLTILLITHEMEVVRGIADRVAVIDAGRIVEEGQVWSIFGDPQTAITRSLLGGIRPQLPEHIAARLSQAGGTEAILSIDLAGPEAQGALFADLSATLPHSFRLVHGGIDHIQNQPVARFFIAIPTRDPALAEKVEQFLKARSARVEVLGYDTDHD from the coding sequence ATGAATTCAATTGTCTCCGCCTCGAGGATCGAGACGCGACCGGCTGATGCTGAAGAGGTCGTGCGGCTGAAAGATGTCAGGCGCAGGTTCGGCGCGACACCAGCGCTCGATGGCATTTCGTTGAGTGTGAAGAAGGGTGAAATCCTCGGCATTATCGGCCGCAGCGGCGCCGGAAAGTCGACGCTGATCCGCTGTCTCAACGGTCTCGAGCGCGCCGATAGCGGCGAGATCGTCATCGAGGGCCGCAACATCACGGGTCTTGCCGAGCAGGAACTGCAGCCTTTGCGCCGTCGCATCGGCATGATTTTCCAGCATTTCAATCTGCTGTCGGCCAAGACCGTCGAGGAGAATGTCGCACTGCCGCTGAAGATTGAAGGCCTCGCCAGGGCCGAGCGGCTGAGGCGGGCGCATGAATTGCTGGAACTCGTCGGCCTTTCCGACAAGGCCAAGGCCTATCCGTCTTCGCTATCCGGCGGCCAGAAGCAGCGCGTCGGCATTGCCCGCGCACTCGCCGCCCGCCCGGCCTTGCTGCTCTCGGATGAGGCGACCTCGGCGCTTGACCCGGAAACGACACGCTCGATCCTCGCGCTTCTGAAGGATATCAACAGTAAGCTCGGGCTTACGATCCTGTTGATCACTCATGAGATGGAAGTGGTGCGCGGCATAGCCGATCGCGTCGCCGTCATCGATGCCGGTCGCATTGTGGAAGAGGGGCAGGTCTGGTCGATCTTCGGCGATCCGCAGACGGCGATCACCAGGAGCCTGCTCGGCGGCATCCGCCCGCAGCTTCCCGAACATATCGCCGCGCGCCTGTCGCAGGCCGGCGGCACGGAAGCGATTCTCAGCATCGATCTCGCCGGGCCGGAGGCACAGGGCGCTCTCTTTGCCGATCTGTCGGCAACGCTGCCGCATTCCTTCCGCCTCGTACACGGCGGCATCGACCACATCCAGAACCAGCCTGTGGCGCGGTTCTTCATCGCCATTCCAACGCGCGATCCTGCGCTTGCCGAAAAGGTCGAACAATTTCTGAAGGCCCGGTCCGCCCGGGTGGAGGTGCTTGGTTATGACACCGATCATGATTAA
- a CDS encoding methionine ABC transporter permease has protein sequence MTPIMINLLLRSLWETVLMTAASGVISLVAGLPLGLALVLTNRGGIAENPWINRILGAVINGFRSVPFIILLVALIPLTRVIVGTAIGTWAAIVPLAIAATPYYARIAEVSLREVDRGLIDAVRAMGGNRWTIIREVLVPEALPGIVAGFTVTLVTLIGASAMAGAIGAGGLGDLAIRYGYQRFETNVMIAVVVVLIVLVCGIQWLGDRLVARLDHRSA, from the coding sequence ATGACACCGATCATGATTAATCTGCTTTTGCGCTCCCTCTGGGAGACCGTGCTGATGACGGCGGCTTCCGGTGTGATATCGCTTGTTGCCGGCTTGCCACTCGGGCTGGCGCTGGTATTGACGAACCGCGGCGGCATTGCCGAAAATCCCTGGATCAACCGCATCCTCGGCGCCGTCATCAACGGTTTCCGTTCCGTACCCTTCATCATCCTCCTGGTGGCACTGATCCCGCTGACGCGAGTGATCGTCGGCACGGCGATCGGCACGTGGGCTGCCATCGTTCCGCTCGCCATCGCTGCCACGCCCTATTATGCGCGCATCGCCGAAGTGTCGCTGCGCGAGGTCGATCGTGGCCTGATCGATGCCGTGCGGGCCATGGGCGGCAATCGCTGGACGATCATTCGTGAGGTTCTGGTGCCTGAGGCATTGCCGGGCATCGTCGCCGGCTTCACGGTCACGCTGGTGACGCTGATCGGCGCATCGGCCATGGCTGGCGCCATTGGTGCTGGCGGTCTCGGCGACCTCGCCATACGCTACGGTTACCAGCGGTTCGAAACCAACGTGATGATTGCAGTCGTGGTCGTCCTTATCGTTCTCGTATGCGGCATTCAATGGCTGGGCGACCGGCTGGTTGCCCGCCTTGATCATCGCTCGGCCTAG
- a CDS encoding LLM class flavin-dependent oxidoreductase: MKKMQIYAFDMNCVGHINHGMWTHPRDRSVNYTDIDYWADFARTAERGKLDGIFLADIVGVYDVYKNSPAPVIETGAQIPVNDPLMPISAMAYVTKNLGFGVTVNTTYEPPFLLARRMSTLDHLTKGRIGWNIVTGYLDSAARSMGFDKLPEHDARYDAAEEYLEILYKLWEGSWDDDAVLRDRERGVFADASKVRAVRHQGQYYKMEGIHLSEPSPQRTPLLFQAGASAHGQDFAARHAECVFIAGPTPQSARPTVDALRAKTLANGRGADAIKILSLITVVVGKTESQAQEKLAEYRRHTSVEASLAHYSASVGVDFSKYDLDDVIDQSSTNANQSALAAITKQAAKPVTKRQIIDQMVLGSRMKPIVGSPEQIADILQHWIEEGGIDGFNLARTVAPESLNDFVDLAVPVLQERGLFKADYAEGSLRRKLFGGNGRLPAGHPAARFRR, translated from the coding sequence ATGAAGAAAATGCAGATCTACGCCTTCGACATGAACTGCGTCGGCCATATAAACCACGGCATGTGGACACATCCGCGCGATCGCTCGGTAAACTATACCGACATCGACTATTGGGCGGATTTTGCGCGCACAGCAGAACGCGGCAAGCTGGACGGCATATTTCTTGCCGATATTGTCGGCGTCTACGATGTCTACAAGAACAGCCCGGCCCCGGTTATCGAAACGGGCGCGCAGATCCCCGTCAATGATCCGCTGATGCCGATTTCGGCGATGGCCTACGTTACGAAGAATCTGGGCTTCGGCGTGACAGTCAATACGACCTATGAGCCGCCCTTCCTTCTGGCTCGACGCATGTCGACGCTGGACCATCTGACCAAGGGGCGGATCGGCTGGAACATCGTGACGGGCTATCTTGATAGTGCAGCCCGCAGCATGGGCTTTGACAAACTGCCGGAGCATGATGCGCGCTACGACGCCGCCGAGGAATATCTCGAAATCCTCTACAAACTCTGGGAGGGAAGCTGGGACGACGATGCCGTGCTGCGCGACCGGGAGCGCGGCGTCTTTGCCGATGCCTCCAAGGTCCGCGCCGTCCGCCATCAGGGACAATATTACAAGATGGAGGGCATCCATCTCTCGGAGCCCTCGCCACAGCGAACGCCCCTGCTCTTCCAGGCCGGCGCGTCCGCGCACGGGCAGGATTTCGCTGCCCGTCATGCCGAATGCGTCTTCATCGCAGGGCCGACACCGCAATCGGCGCGCCCGACTGTCGATGCGCTTCGCGCCAAGACGCTGGCGAACGGTCGCGGCGCGGATGCGATAAAGATCCTGAGCCTGATAACTGTCGTCGTCGGAAAGACGGAAAGCCAGGCACAAGAAAAGCTCGCGGAATATCGCCGACATACGAGCGTCGAGGCCTCGCTGGCGCATTATTCCGCCTCCGTCGGCGTCGATTTTTCGAAATACGACCTCGATGACGTGATCGACCAAAGCTCGACGAATGCCAATCAGTCGGCGCTGGCGGCGATCACCAAGCAGGCGGCAAAACCGGTGACGAAGCGGCAAATAATCGACCAGATGGTGCTCGGCAGCCGGATGAAGCCGATCGTCGGTTCGCCGGAGCAGATTGCCGACATCCTGCAGCATTGGATCGAAGAGGGCGGTATCGACGGCTTCAATCTGGCGCGCACCGTGGCGCCGGAAAGCCTCAATGATTTTGTCGATCTCGCGGTGCCCGTGCTGCAGGAGCGCGGCCTGTTCAAGGCAGATTATGCGGAAGGATCGCTGCGCCGGAAGCTCTTCGGCGGAAACGGCAGGCTGCCAGCCGGCCATCCCGCCGCACGGTTCAGGCGATAG